The window atagaaaatataaatatccCTGAAAGAAACAAGATTCACAGCATTTTTTGTTTAGAGGAAACCAGTGCTGCTACCATAAGGTCAAGTGTCTTTCCCGTCTCCAGTTGTCCCTCTTGGGCCGTCACTCGCTGTCGTGATAGAGGACAGTTCGCTTTCCTTGGTTTCGGGTGTTGACACGGGCCTTTTGCGGTGTTCTTCTGCACGgctcgtcgctgtgctcttctTCTGAGGCAACACGTAGTCGGCGCTGCCTCAACTGCCGACCGGCAGTCCTTTCGTCATTCCCGGCCCGTCTGGGACTCCTCCTCTTTGGACTGCTGTGGGACCCTGAGCTGGCGTAAGAGTTTTCGCTGGCTGGGGACGACTGCTCGCTTTCAGAGTCTGAACTGTGATTACTGCTGCAGCTTTCCTTGCGCCTTTTGTGTTTGGGccacctctcctcctcctcctcctccttcttcttcttctttttttttttccccctccttgAGCAGCCCacgtcttcttcctcctcctcactggAATGCGACGGGGAAAaggtgtcttcttccttgtcCTGTTTGGGCCGCTTGAAGGAGCTGGAcctgtcatttttattgttgttcttGGCTGCCGACTCACTCTCCTCATCTTCAGAGCCTGAGGTGTATATTCGTTTTCTCTTGGAAGACGTTTGCGTGGTGCATTCGTTCAGAGAGCTTCTCTTTGACTCTCTCTTGTTGTAGCGGTCCTCCCTTGAGATCGCTTTGTTCCCATTTCTCAGTTTGCTCCGGGTAGCGGCGTCTTCCTCTGAAGCAGAGTTGTCGCTGATGTATTTCTTCTTGGGCAGCATTCTGAGGTTAAGCCGCCTGCTGGGCGTGCTGTCCGAATGATCCGACTCTTCTTCCGACGAGCCGGTGGAGCGTTTCCGCCTGGACTTCTTGGGTTGAAACTCCTGCTCGGAAGTGTCTGAAGCAGACGTGTCAACCCGAGGACGTTTTGATTTGCTCTTGTTCCCCGTGGGCCTCTTGCTTTTGGTGTCCAAGTCATCACTGGAGATGCTGTTTTCTGCTTCACTTTCTTCATTTTGCTTCCCTCTTTTCTTGCGTGAGCTCTTTATGGTACTGCTCAGCACCTTGGGATCTCCAGCATCCGCTTTGTTAGCTGAGGCAGACTTTTGTTGACCTTGGATCTTAGTTGACGACACTTTACTCTTTCTAGAGTCCTTCGGCTGTGCTTCTTCCCTCCCATTTTGATGTGGCCATCTCTGAGAACTGTCCTCATCATCGGAGCTTACGGGGGGTTTGCCTCGGGTGCTCCTACGTTtagtgtcctcctcctcctcactggTAATCCTGCTCTTGCGGGATGAGCTTCTACTGGTCTTCTGACACACAGCtacctcatcttcctcctccgcATCTCCAGAACTCTCCACTGCGGTGTCTTCTTCCTGCTCAGAGCTGCTGTCCAGCGACTTCTGGTGTTTTGGGCCGTCTCCGTTCATACATGTCAAAGTTCCTGCAAATGGAAAAGTGCTGCTAAATATCCTCACATACAAACAGGAAATGGCAATTGTAAAGCTTCTGTTGCTGACCATTTCCCTTGGTGTTGCTTGACGTTCTTGCGTGTCCGTTCAGCTGACAGTGGGAGGAGTCTGAGGAGCTGCCGTCATTGCCATTCTCCTCATCCTGGGATTCTTCACTCCATTCCTCGCGATTCGCAGAAGCTAGAACAAACATGGGAAGTTTGACATGAAAGGCTTTGCAAAGCAAATCATGTATTTGCGCCAACACAAAGTAAAAATAGTCACCTCATTGTAGCGTTGGCTTTTCTGTGAGGCTCTTTTACACTTGTGGAACCAAAATAATCAGACTGACTCAAAATGAGGCCTAAAGTTATTGAAGTGGTAATAATGGTGTCGTATCATAAAGTGATGACATTTCTTctgtgactgaatgacaacgAGAGCCTCAACTCATGACTGATCTTAACGATGCACTACAGAGCATAATGTGCCGAAAACAAAGgctgtacattaaaaaaaaatacaaataaataaataaataaacgctGCCCACCCTTTTTCAGTTGCTCTACGTCTGAATCAGAGCTGCTCTGAAGCACCGGGGGGCGTTTGCTAGGCCGGGGCGCGTTGCGAAGGCGACTGCTGCTCCGTCTgggctccgcctcctcctcctcctcatcttcataATCTGAAGCTTCAATGAGTTTTATCCTGTTGACAGCTGCCCTCGCCGTTTTCCTCTTCAGCGACCTGCGAATGGTTAGTTCTTCCCTATCGGAGCCCCATGATGAGCTTCTGTCGGACTCCCGGAGGGGGTGTCTCTCCCTGCGACAGGACCGGCTGGCGTGACCGTTCATCTCCGTTCTGCCCTCTGAGAACAAGCAACATTCAACACAATAATGGACAAAGATCAAACTTGGAATATGATAAAGTGAGAGATCTGGCTTTTACCGCTCTTTTTTCTACCCGCAGCGGCAGCGTTTCTAGTCAGTCGTGTGCTCCTGCTCTTTAGCATTCTGCTGGGATAGCGACGACCTGAAGAATGGGAGGACGCTTCACCGTCTTCTCCCCCATCACCCTCACTGTCATCTTCTTCCCCAACCTCCTCTTCACTGTCACTCAAAGCCACTAGCACGAAAAATAGGCCAAAGTTGTTGAAATGATGGAATCTAATCCTCACATGTTGATTCTAAAACAAGAGAGGCAAACACAAACCTTTTTTCCGCTGCTTGGAGGAGCTGCCTCTTGTAACTCTGGCTTTCTGTTTGCCTTGATGGTGTCTGGAGGAACCTGGACACGTTTCCTCTGACAACTCGCTGTCTTCACTCTCACTCTCCGACTCTGGAGAGGAACAATTAGGAGTTTAGTTGTGAGAAAAGTCCCAAAAAAGAACCttgttaaataaaaacacagtggaaagtcAATCATGGTGAAGTTGATTCATTCAGATGAGAACCCATTATTGATTCACCCCGTGCCCCGTGtgtaatgatgaatgaatgaatgaatgaatggatggatggataatatgcACCTTTCGATGCAGAGTTGTCTTCTGAGGAGCTATGGCTGGCACTGCTCCTCCGAGACCTCCTGGCCCGCTCAGGAAGCGGCGCTTTGGTTGAGGTAGATTTGGTCACTGAGACAGACTCAACTTTTTCCTGAGTTTTGACAGAGTCCCTCTTGTGACTGCAGGGGGACAAAGCATATTACTCTACTGCgtgtacccaaaatgaagcaAAGAATGATCTTAAAGCAGAGGTATGTACTGAACCGTCATCATCATACTGATGCTAACCCACGGGcttgaggaaaacaaacatacctTGTGGCACCACCCGATGGATCCTGCTGCTGCATCTTCTTTTTGAACCTCTGGCTGCGGCGCAGCCTGGCGCTGCTCTTCACGGCTGTTTTGTAATCGGATATGATTGTTCGGATTTGCTCCTCAAAGAAGGCAGAGAGCCGCAAGGTCATGCTGTAAATCTGCAAGAAAAGACTCAGTTACTTGAGCAAAAGAAGGAGCACCAACATAGGTAGGTTTGCAAAACGTTCAATTCTTCATCCAGTCTCCTACCTTGGAGCGTTTATTGGGCGTGTAAGCTTTCGCGTTTGCAAATATTAGCCGTGTGTCTTTGCAAAGCTCTACTGGATTTTCGTAGCGTTCTTCCTCCAAGGTCCTTTTCACGGTGCCAAAGTCCATTGGtgtatcaatgatgtcatggtaGTCCTGgaaatagaaacaaaacaatctgTACAAGTCCCACCTGGCTTGCTTTTGGTATTCTGGCGCTATATTATGCAGTCTTGAACTCACAGGGTAGTTCTGAGGATCTACCGGCAGTCTGAAGGGCTCAGAGTCTTCACACTCAAATATGTAGTTGAGCAGATTTTTGCACTGCTCCTTCCAGGCATCTCTGTCAGGCAGAACCTCCACAGAGCGCTGAAAAGAGTGAGAGAGAAGGTCATCTGGAGTTTCCCATACCGTGTTTGCCACATTCTCCCTTTACGTTAGGAATAATAGGGTGTATACCTGACGCAGCCTGTGGCCTGAGGAGGGTCCTGGCGCTTCTGCATCTGCTTCCTGTGAATCAACATTTCAAAAAGTGAGTCAAGATAattcaggaggaggaggaggaggcaggacAGTAATAATATCACATTAGCTATGCATATTTATGAaaaaggacaggacaggacatcTTTGCCATTGAGCATTCCTgaccctgcaaatttgtgggtTGTTGACCAAAACctcattttttaatgtgtggAAAAACCTGTCATTTTGTGCTTATCATTCGTGTAAACACAGTGAAGCTGCTAGACATTTACATCCTCACTCACTAGGGACGTGTCGGTCGTGAACTAATCGTCtctttagtttttttcccccctcatctttttttcttttaaaggcgaatgtcattggtcaagatgcgtggcggcgtctctgtgtccacactgagcaggggagGTGTGGTGCTCTTACAGTCGATTAGTTCTTGAGAAATtagcatgaagagatttgacctattttgtctattgagatgggtctttgttatttataatataacattataatgTAGTAGCTGCTCATGAGATTTGAATAAATCCAGTGAAATAATAAACATtcgatatcatgtattttttacatgagTCATTCATTTGCCACAgtacacatcatttggtaagACTAACGagtctgaggagccacttgggagccgaaagagccggctctttcgtGAGCCGAGCCGAGAGAAGCGGATCTCTAAAAAGATTTCCATCACCATTATTCACACATGAACGAACAGGAGCTCATCTACCCAAATGCCTACCTCGATCACGGTGCAAGCAAAAACCACAAGTAACACATGCAGAAGACACAATGTAACAGTAGCACATGGACTACGGGGTATCCAGATAGAAGCTTATACACTAATATAAGATTTGATACTGATGTATGCACatgaagttacccagcatgccttttgGGTTATATAAAGTGTATGGAGTAGTGtgtagcatgtactgtatgttagtgTATAAGCTTCTATCTTCCACCCACATAATCCTGCTGGTTTATGTGAGAGACATAACTGACAATTAacaattatttacatttgtttcgcCATTCAGTGGTGGCCCTGTTTCGTAACCTCTAGAAATGAGACGtacctcctcatcctcatccatTTCTTCAACAAGACTGTAAATCTCCATGATGTCTGTGCAGCTTGAATTGCtacaaaaaaagaggaaatgagTCAGGGTGCAAAGATGGAACATTTGTGCAAGAATAACAAAGCCAAAAAGAGAGAAATATGTCAGGGACGTACTTGACAAATTTCTGGAGGACATTGGAGATGATTTTTGCAGAGTGGGCAATCTTGCTCCTTGGTTCGTTGAAAGTGCGGGCGTTGTGTGCAATGTACCTGGCGTCCCAGATTAATGCTGAGAGCCGCCTGCGGGACCACAGCAGAGCAGCATCGGTGCACGGTATCTcaatcacacatacacacataagtCATGCGCTATCAGGGGTCAAAGGGTGACAAAGAACCGATGGAACCGACCTGTAGAATTTGTTCATGAGTCGCAAGCGAATGGTGTCCAGATCAGTGGGGTAAGCAATCACAGTGCAGTAGGTGGGATATTGGATCAGGTCTACAGGACCAGAGAAGGGGGCACAAATCTCTGTGGCAGAAACACACAGACATGGAGTGTTAGTTTCACATCAAGAAAGGTCTCAACTCTGCCGGACTAAGGTGTACACACCAACAGTGATGAGCTGGCTGATTCCGCCGATGATTCGCTCGCACTCTCGGTCCCTACTCCTCACTCCCCACTCCCCCTGCAGAGGCTTGTACATCAGCTCGCTCATCTCCTCTGGCGTCACAGGGATGCTGCCTCCTTCTGTCTCCGGTAGCTCAGCTGCACAGCAAAGACAGACTGGTTTAGAAGTCAGTTTATCACCAAAGTCAATCAGGAAAAATATTTGGGAAGGGAGAAGTGTTTGTGAAATGTTGAGGGAATGTTTGTTTTGCAGACAAAGCCAGCCTGAATGGCTGAACCTTACCATCCTCTGGAATAGGTTCCACATCCCAAGGACTCAACTTCTCATTCTCACCATTATCCCATCTAGTACAGAATGAAAGAAGTAGTTGACTGATCATTAAGTTCTTACTTCAAAACCTCACTGGGGACCACTGCTACAGGGAATGTAGAATGTGCTACTGTTACAGCGTCTCCATCGATATCTTTCATTCCTTGTCACCTACCTGACTTTGAAGCACTGGAAGAGGCTGTCGGGGTATTCCGGCTGGTACGGCTCCTGACAAACGATGGTGCCAAACCACCAGGCATCGTCTATCACTGAGCGGAACCGATCGTCTGCAAACACGGCGGAAGCACATGATGCAGCTCATGTATGGctaaactacatttcccatgatgcttagagtgcagcttcaggaagtagtgacgtggatgagtgaagtggaagctcaTATGACGTTTTGAAGTGTTCTGCAGTaatctctgacacatcttaagtccACTATCACCAAGGGCTTTCCAAAGGCTGGACTGAATGAAGCTCAAGCCAAGTAGCTAATTTGTCTCGAGACCACAAAGAGCGACAACGAAACACAGAAACAGAgacagacagagacagagagagagagagagacaaagtgtgtgacggaGGAAtgatgaggctgttcaattgtgatggtTGTCAAGGTGACTTGAGTGGTTTtcgttcccaggaggaggaggacggcgatgaatgacttttctggtaggctactgttaaaCTAGCCATTTTACACTCGCTGCTTCTGTCTACTAAATATCCTGCGGCTGGTGCGGGCTGTATgtacaaaactttttttctcttcaaattCAGAGGGTGCGGCTTACAAACCGGTGCGCTCCATAgcccggaaattacggtatccTCCCTTACATGTGTGGAGCTGACTTACTTGGTTGCCAGTTCCTCCGTAGTGCCTCGTCATAGCTCTGCCTCAGCACCAGGAAATCTATTACATCCGGCATGTCGTGATATCTGCAAAGAAAAATCCGTTAGTTGGTTTTCTTAAGTAGCATTTGTCAAAGGCATACCTGCAATTGTCGACTGGAAAGCCAGTTCATAAAAGGGAATGGCTTACTTGACAGAGAAGGACTTGTCTGTGATTTTGCCAGAGCCGTGGTCGATGAGAGTCAGCTTCAAACAGCACAGTGTCGGAGGGCAGACTTCATACTTGATCCCAGTAATCTTCACAAACTCTTGGTCCTGGAGAAGAAGCAAGACGTCAAATACAGATCATGTAAATTTCATTAAACACTTTAATGTGCACTAAGCTGCAGCCCGCTTGCATTACCCGCaactccattttcttccacggCTGCTTGTCCAAGTTGATGGGATACAGTTCTGTTCGTCTCACAGCCTCAACATACGCCTCGTGGCCCTGTCGGAAGTAGATGACCTGAAAGAAAGCAAAGTAATTGTTAGCTTGGCTCTGATCTGATCAAATACTACCAGAAGTGCTTATTAACCATATAATTAACAGTATtgatccaagaggagactgaatGCAGCATGCAAACTAAAGCACAGCAACAGGCCAAGATAAAGT is drawn from Dunckerocampus dactyliophorus isolate RoL2022-P2 chromosome 12, RoL_Ddac_1.1, whole genome shotgun sequence and contains these coding sequences:
- the brwd1 gene encoding bromodomain and WD repeat-containing protein 3 isoform X1, yielding MAKNRNITLLESELYYLISRFLTTGPCRRAAEVLVSELEDYQLLPGRLDWLGNEHPRTYEDVVAANKHIAPDHLLQICKKIGPLLDKDVPSCVPGVHSLLGSGKESMLRTPKDCDGMRFQASSYAALHRGRPPERPLNCKKPPHIVNVYRGRELTGAQSFSSINPISNYERMRLHRRILGHLSAVYCIAFDRTGLRIFTGSDDCLVKIWSSFDGKLHSTLRGHSAEITDLAVSYENTLIAAGSCDKTIRVWCLRTCAPVAVLQGHSGSITSLQFAPFAKGSKRYMLSTGTDATVCFWQWDVNHINFSDRPHKFTERPRPGVQTVCSSFSPGGMFLATGSTDDVIRIYYLGSGSPEKISELHEHTDKVDSIQFCHSGERFVSGSRDGTARIWKLYQRQQWRCILLNMSATLPGAEPMSEEESYLKAKVTMVAWDRHDNTVITAVNNHLLKVWNSYTGQLLHILKGHEAEVFVLEPHPFDPRIILSAGHDGNVFIWDLLRGTRTQHYFNMIEGQGHGAVFDCKFTPDGQRFACTDSHGHLLIFGFGSSKPYEKLPDQVFFHTDYRPLIRDANGYVLDEQTQQAPHLMPPPFLVDVDGNPHPPRYQRLVPGRENIAAEHLVPQLGYVATSDGEVVEQVISQQTAELEEISVRRSSLLDEAIRQLQQRQDRQNQAGSEGGAAAVQAETPGAAPPPAPSTPRRVSVNDRAEVQSPPNVGLRRSGQVEGVRQMHQNAPRSQMATERDLQAWRRRVVVPELAPSSYRDQVNIRVAKGDEEVALYNTKKRRIMYSCRDDSDDDPPPGKRAHGRGDAALEFIELSCEEGEDTASSDAHTEDNDLDGSELESSNDEEWNSDSPSHSSSEYSDWTADAGINLQPSTLLSSRKRVQRQLSSSDEEEEDNEEEEEKQHQQQSDEEDKTGMKDKGKSKKSKNKSPRRPKVRPSINREVSNEFRPSLWITDVIPRKSPFVPQMGDEVIYFRQGHEAYVEAVRRTELYPINLDKQPWKKMELRDQEFVKITGIKYEVCPPTLCCLKLTLIDHGSGKITDKSFSVKYHDMPDVIDFLVLRQSYDEALRRNWQPNDRFRSVIDDAWWFGTIVCQEPYQPEYPDSLFQCFKVRWDNGENEKLSPWDVEPIPEDAELPETEGGSIPVTPEEMSELMYKPLQGEWGVRSRDRECERIIGGISQLITVEICAPFSGPVDLIQYPTYCTVIAYPTDLDTIRLRLMNKFYRRLSALIWDARYIAHNARTFNEPRSKIAHSAKIISNVLQKFVNNSSCTDIMEIYSLVEEMDEDEEEADAEAPGPSSGHRLRQRSVEVLPDRDAWKEQCKNLLNYIFECEDSEPFRLPVDPQNYPDYHDIIDTPMDFGTVKRTLEEERYENPVELCKDTRLIFANAKAYTPNKRSKIYSMTLRLSAFFEEQIRTIISDYKTAVKSSARLRRSQRFKKKMQQQDPSGGATSHKRDSVKTQEKVESVSVTKSTSTKAPLPERARRSRRSSASHSSSEDNSASKESESESEDSELSEETCPGSSRHHQGKQKARVTRGSSSKQRKKVALSDSEEEVGEEDDSEGDGGEDGEASSHSSGRRYPSRMLKSRSTRLTRNAAAAGRKKSEGRTEMNGHASRSCRRERHPLRESDRSSSWGSDREELTIRRSLKRKTARAAVNRIKLIEASDYEDEEEEEAEPRRSSSRLRNAPRPSKRPPVLQSSSDSDVEQLKKASANREEWSEESQDEENGNDGSSSDSSHCQLNGHARTSSNTKGNGTLTCMNGDGPKHQKSLDSSSEQEEDTAVESSGDAEEEDEVAVCQKTSRSSSRKSRITSEEEEDTKRRSTRGKPPVSSDDEDSSQRWPHQNGREEAQPKDSRKSKVSSTKIQGQQKSASANKADAGDPKVLSSTIKSSRKKRGKQNEESEAENSISSDDLDTKSKRPTGNKSKSKRPRVDTSASDTSEQEFQPKKSRRKRSTGSSEEESDHSDSTPSRRLNLRMLPKKKYISDNSASEEDAATRSKLRNGNKAISREDRYNKRESKRSSLNECTTQTSSKRKRIYTSGSEDEESESAAKNNNKNDRSSSFKRPKQDKEEDTFSPSHSSEEEEEDVGCSRRGKKKKKKKKEEEEEERWPKHKRRKESCSSNHSSDSESEQSSPASENSYASSGSHSSPKRRSPRRAGNDERTAGRQLRQRRLRVASEEEHSDEPCRRTPQKARVNTRNQGKRTVLYHDSE
- the brwd1 gene encoding bromodomain and WD repeat-containing protein 3 isoform X3 encodes the protein MAKNRNITLLESELYYLISRFLTTGPCRRAAEVLVSELEDYQLLPGRLDWLGNEHPRTYEDVVAANKHIAPDHLLQICKKIGPLLDKDVPSCVPGVHSLLGSGKESMLRTPKDCDGMRFQASSYAALHRGRPPERPLNCKKPPHIVNVYRGRELTGAQSFSSINPISNYERMRLHRRILGHLSAVYCIAFDRTGLRIFTGSDDCLVKIWSSFDGKLHSTLRGHSAEITDLAVSYENTLIAAGSCDKTIRVWCLRTCAPVAVLQGHSGSITSLQFAPFAKGSKRYMLSTGTDATVCFWQWDVNHINFSDRPHKFTERPRPGVQTVCSSFSPGGMFLATGSTDDVIRIYYLGSGSPEKISELHEHTDKVDSIQFCHSGERFVSGSRDGTARIWKLYQRQQWRCILLNMSATLPGAEPMSEEESYLKAKVTMVAWDRHDNTVITAVNNHLLKVWNSYTGQLLHILKGHEAEVFVLEPHPFDPRIILSAGHDGNVFIWDLLRGTRTQHYFNMIEGQGHGAVFDCKFTPDGQRFACTDSHGHLLIFGFGSSKPYEKLPDQVFFHTDYRPLIRDANGYVLDEQTQQAPHLMPPPFLVDVDGNPHPPRYQRLVPGRENIAAEHLVPQLGYVATSDGEVVEQVISQQTAELEEISVRRSSLLDEAIRQLQQRQDRQNQAGSEGGAAAVQAETPGAAPPPAPSTPRRVSVNDRAEVQSPPNVGLRRSGQVEGVRQMHQNAPRSQMATERDLQAWRRRVVVPELAPSSYRDQVNIRVAKGDEEVALYNTKKRRIMYSCRDDSDDDPPPGKRAHGRGDAALEFIELSCEEGEDTASSDAHTEDNDLDGSELESSNDEEWNSDSPSHSSSEYSDWTADAGINLQPSTLLSSRKRVQRQLSSSDEEEEDNEEEEEKQHQQQSDEEDKTGMKDKGKSKKSKNKSPRRPKVRPSINREVSNEFRPSLWITDVIPRKSPFVPQMGDEVIYFRQGHEAYVEAVRRTELYPINLDKQPWKKMELRDQEFVKITGIKYEVCPPTLCCLKLTLIDHGSGKITDKSFSVKYHDMPDVIDFLVLRQSYDEALRRNWQPNDRFRSVIDDAWWFGTIVCQEPYQPEYPDSLFQCFKVRWDNGENEKLSPWDVEPIPEDAELPETEGGSIPVTPEEMSELMYKPLQGEWGVRSRDRECERIIGGISQLITVEICAPFSGPVDLIQYPTYCTVIAYPTDLDTIRLRLMNKFYRRLSALIWDARYIAHNARTFNEPRSKIAHSAKIISNVLQKFVNNSSCTDIMEIYSLVEEMDEDEEEADAEAPGPSSGHRLRQRSVEVLPDRDAWKEQCKNLLNYIFECEDSEPFRLPVDPQNYPDYHDIIDTPMDFGTVKRTLEEERYENPVELCKDTRLIFANAKAYTPNKRSKIYSMTLRLSAFFEEQIRTIISDYKTAVKSSARLRRSQRFKKKMQQQDPSGGATSHKRDSVKTQEKVESVSVTKSTSTKAPLPERARRSRRSSASHSSSEDNSASKESESESEDSELSEETCPGSSRHHQGKQKARVTRGSSSKQRKKVALSDSEEEVGEEDDSEGDGGEDGEASSHSSGRRYPSRMLKSRSTRLTRNAAAAEGRTEMNGHASRSCRRERHPLRESDRSSSWGSDREELTIRRSLKRKTARAAVNRIKLIEASDYEDEEEEEAEPRRSSSRLRNAPRPSKRPPVLQSSSDSDVEQLKKASANREEWSEESQDEENGNDGSSSDSSHCQLNGHARTSSNTKGNGTLTCMNGDGPKHQKSLDSSSEQEEDTAVESSGDAEEEDEVAVCQKTSRSSSRKSRITSEEEEDTKRRSTRGKPPVSSDDEDSSQRWPHQNGREEAQPKDSRKSKVSSTKIQGQQKSASANKADAGDPKVLSSTIKSSRKKRGKQNEESEAENSISSDDLDTKSKRPTGNKSKSKRPRVDTSASDTSEQEFQPKKSRRKRSTGSSEEESDHSDSTPSRRLNLRMLPKKKYISDNSASEEDAATRSKLRNGNKAISREDRYNKRESKRSSLNECTTQTSSKRKRIYTSGSEDEESESAAKNNNKNDRSSSFKRPKQDKEEDTFSPSHSSEEEEEDVGCSRRGKKKKKKKKEEEEEERWPKHKRRKESCSSNHSSDSESEQSSPASENSYASSGSHSSPKRRSPRRAGNDERTAGRQLRQRRLRVASEEEHSDEPCRRTPQKARVNTRNQGKRTVLYHDSE
- the brwd1 gene encoding bromodomain and WD repeat-containing protein 3 isoform X2, which encodes MAKNRNITLLESELYYLISRFLTTGPCRRAAEVLVSELEDYQLLPGRLDWLGNEHPRTYEDVVAANKHIAPDHLLQICKKIGPLLDKDVPSCVPGVHSLLGSGKESMLRTPKDCDGMRFQASSYAALHRGRPPERPLNCKKPPHIVNVYRGRELTGAQSFSSINPISNYERMRLHRRILGHLSAVYCIAFDRTGLRIFTGSDDCLVKIWSSFDGKLHSTLRGHSAEITDLAVSYENTLIAAGSCDKTIRVWCLRTCAPVAVLQGHSGSITSLQFAPFAKGSKRYMLSTGTDATVCFWQWDVNHINFSDRPHKFTERPRPGVQTVCSSFSPGGMFLATGSTDDVIRIYYLGSGSPEKISELHEHTDKVDSIQFCHSGERFVSGSRDGTARIWKLYQRQQWRCILLNMSATLPGAEPMSEEESYLKAKVTMVAWDRHDNTVITAVNNHLLKVWNSYTGQLLHILKGHEAEVFVLEPHPFDPRIILSAGHDGNVFIWDLLRGTRTQHYFNMIEGQGHGAVFDCKFTPDGQRFACTDSHGHLLIFGFGSSKPYEKLPDQVFFHTDYRPLIRDANGYVLDEQTQQAPHLMPPPFLVDVDGNPHPPRYQRLVPGRENIAAEHLVPQLGYVATSDGEVVEQVISQQTAELEEISVRRSSLLDEAIRQLQQRQDRQNQAGSEGGAAAVQAETPGAAPPPAPMSVNDRAEVQSPPNVGLRRSGQVEGVRQMHQNAPRSQMATERDLQAWRRRVVVPELAPSSYRDQVNIRVAKGDEEVALYNTKKRRIMYSCRDDSDDDPPPGKRAHGRGDAALEFIELSCEEGEDTASSDAHTEDNDLDGSELESSNDEEWNSDSPSHSSSEYSDWTADAGINLQPSTLLSSRKRVQRQLSSSDEEEEDNEEEEEKQHQQQSDEEDKTGMKDKGKSKKSKNKSPRRPKVRPSINREVSNEFRPSLWITDVIPRKSPFVPQMGDEVIYFRQGHEAYVEAVRRTELYPINLDKQPWKKMELRDQEFVKITGIKYEVCPPTLCCLKLTLIDHGSGKITDKSFSVKYHDMPDVIDFLVLRQSYDEALRRNWQPNDRFRSVIDDAWWFGTIVCQEPYQPEYPDSLFQCFKVRWDNGENEKLSPWDVEPIPEDAELPETEGGSIPVTPEEMSELMYKPLQGEWGVRSRDRECERIIGGISQLITVEICAPFSGPVDLIQYPTYCTVIAYPTDLDTIRLRLMNKFYRRLSALIWDARYIAHNARTFNEPRSKIAHSAKIISNVLQKFVNNSSCTDIMEIYSLVEEMDEDEEEADAEAPGPSSGHRLRQRSVEVLPDRDAWKEQCKNLLNYIFECEDSEPFRLPVDPQNYPDYHDIIDTPMDFGTVKRTLEEERYENPVELCKDTRLIFANAKAYTPNKRSKIYSMTLRLSAFFEEQIRTIISDYKTAVKSSARLRRSQRFKKKMQQQDPSGGATSHKRDSVKTQEKVESVSVTKSTSTKAPLPERARRSRRSSASHSSSEDNSASKESESESEDSELSEETCPGSSRHHQGKQKARVTRGSSSKQRKKVALSDSEEEVGEEDDSEGDGGEDGEASSHSSGRRYPSRMLKSRSTRLTRNAAAAGRKKSEGRTEMNGHASRSCRRERHPLRESDRSSSWGSDREELTIRRSLKRKTARAAVNRIKLIEASDYEDEEEEEAEPRRSSSRLRNAPRPSKRPPVLQSSSDSDVEQLKKASANREEWSEESQDEENGNDGSSSDSSHCQLNGHARTSSNTKGNGTLTCMNGDGPKHQKSLDSSSEQEEDTAVESSGDAEEEDEVAVCQKTSRSSSRKSRITSEEEEDTKRRSTRGKPPVSSDDEDSSQRWPHQNGREEAQPKDSRKSKVSSTKIQGQQKSASANKADAGDPKVLSSTIKSSRKKRGKQNEESEAENSISSDDLDTKSKRPTGNKSKSKRPRVDTSASDTSEQEFQPKKSRRKRSTGSSEEESDHSDSTPSRRLNLRMLPKKKYISDNSASEEDAATRSKLRNGNKAISREDRYNKRESKRSSLNECTTQTSSKRKRIYTSGSEDEESESAAKNNNKNDRSSSFKRPKQDKEEDTFSPSHSSEEEEEDVGCSRRGKKKKKKKKEEEEEERWPKHKRRKESCSSNHSSDSESEQSSPASENSYASSGSHSSPKRRSPRRAGNDERTAGRQLRQRRLRVASEEEHSDEPCRRTPQKARVNTRNQGKRTVLYHDSE